AATCCTGCTGATAGTAGCATAGCAGGCCAGTAAACCGCATGAAACCGCAAGATATCCTTCAGATGTGCAGCACAAAGTATTAGCAATGCATATAAGTGAAAGAGCCTGGAGGAGGACTTATAAGTGAAAGTCATGTCCTCAGACATATTATGTTGTGTGAGGAGTTGAGACCATAAAGACAACAATGAGGTAACTATCACTCTGATGAGAAATGAAGATAACAATTCATACCTTGCCTATTAAGTGCAGTGAAGCAGGCCAACCAGAACAAACAGCTTGTTCTAAATTTGTTTGCTCACCCTCCTCTAACAATGCAGAAACATACCTACACAATGAACTCAGTGTTCAAGAAGGCTCAGCAGTTTCATCTAAATAGTATTTATATACACATATTCTGTAAACTATGGGATTTTCAACTGTAACAAAATGGAAACCGAATGATAACTTACCCCAATAAAGCATCAAACCAGACATATATAGTTTGTTTATCATCATTAGGCACAGGTATGCCCCACTCTACGGATGAGCGGGATATAGAGAAATCTCTCAGTCCACTTTTTATCCAACCTTGCACCTAAATAAGTATCATGATGGGTAAATGCAGTAAGAATCCATATTTGTTTTAGGATACAGATGCCTGGGATCACATAAGCTAAAAGAATGCTAACACAAGATATTATAATATTTGGATGAGTTAAACTATACAGTGCTCAAAGAAGGAAAGCTTCAAAGGAATCTCCCAATGGCCTTCAAGGTTCATGacacatttttcttaaaattttgcaAAGTATGACAAttgtttttaattttaatttaagccCTGTTGGTTACAAAATTCCATCTCAGTGAATATATAACTAAAGAAAATGGCCATGATCATGTTGCAAAATCATAGACATATCTTATAAAAACCGTACATTCTTGGTGGGTAGAAAGACGTAAAACTCACGCAATCAAGAAGTCAAACAAAAAAAGTATCTGAATTTGAGAGCTAATGAAAATGAAGCCAACTATACTGCACTCTAGTGCACATCTTGGGTCTCATGACTGTGATCCAATTGTATCAACAATAGTAGTCTGCTCAATTTCTATGAGTAAATTCATAATGCACCAAAGGCGAGAACACATTTGAACTCTCACCTCATTCAGGCGGAATAAAGGCTTCACAAAATCTGGATTGGATGTTAAATAATCTTCCAGTGTTTTCTGATACTTTGATAATGCAAAAAAATAGTTATCTTCCTTCCGACGAACACAAGGCTTTAAATGCATTGGGCAACAGTTATTCTCAAGCAATTCTTTTTCATCCTGCATGTAGTACCAAAATGATAATACAAAGAATGGAACAACAGATCAACTTACTTGTAAAACATCAATATACAGAACATGGATGCATAAATAATGATGTGTTGCTCATCAAGTTATCATTACAAAGATATATCCTAGCATATTACACAAAATCTCAAGAAAAAATTGAGTATATGCCTAATCATCTATGATGTCATAAGCATTTAATGATTCCAATTCAATCTATTCTGATCTGAAGCGAAAATTTGATATCATTATACCTATAAAACTTATTCTCTCCAACGTAGTTAGCTGACAACCAAATGTCAATCGTATTATCATCTCACTTAGAATCATTATAAGTAATTCTTTCTCAACAATAAAAGTGTGAAAACAGAACTCAGGATCATTTTGACACAAATAAAAACTTGTGACCCTGAAACTGCCCCATGGTTAGCCAATCTTTTGGTCTTACTACATAACCATAGTCCTATGTCAGCTCCCATGACCTATTCCATCATGACAGTCCTGAAACCACATGAACTTAAACCCAAAAGGACTACACAAAAGTAGCTCTGTAGGATTAGATAGTAAGTTATAAAGTTCATTAGTTCATATTAGGTCAACCATGGGAGTACAGAGgccataacatatacaacacacgaCCATCAAATCAGACTACTACATGGACCAGATTCTTGACTAGAGATTGCATCTAATTAGTATAATTCAAAAGGATCACAGAATAAGTATGCATCTACAGAAAGTTCCATTACAATCTGCACAGTAAAACATGGTACTTCACACTAGTATACGTTGGAAGAAAATTTAACAGTTTAACCATACTTCTTGACAAAACTTTTATTATTGTAATCAGCTTAAGATAATTGTTTATAGTTGAAGAAGAGAGACAAAAAAGGTACAAGTGGTTTTAAACACCTAAGCCTAGAAAAGAAATGAAATGATTCTAGTGGACAATGACATTATGACTTGACTTGTGCTTCTGCATAACAAATTTCACAGTAAACATCACTTAGATCTTCAAGGGTAGAATAATCTCTTTTTCCCTCTTTTGCTGGAGGACCTGTAGTTTTGGTTGCAtgtcataattttaaatcattttgaCACATTAATATAATACAGGCATTTGAAATAACCTAATGAAAATTTGCAGATACCAAACCTTGTACTCCTCGCAGTTCACACAGTAGAGACCCTCATAATCAGCCCTGTATATATCGCCATTGTTAAGCACTCTAGAGTAAAATTCTTTGACTATTGCTTCATGCTTCGAATCAGTAGTGCGGATAAACTTGTCATATGCTATATCTAGCTGCAACCAAACAATGGAGGGTAATATTCTCTTTACCGGATACCAAGAACAATTAAATTCATCATGGACTCACATAATTTGAGCCATAACTTAAAGAAGCATTGTAAAGAACTTGTTCTTTAATTAATACAACAATGGTAATGAAATTGACCTCTCTCCACAGAATCCTATAAGACTGGGAAATAGTATCACAATGTTCTCTGGGGCTCCTGCCACTAGCTTCTGCAGCAGCAGCAATTTTTTCTCCATGCTCATCGGTTCCTGTGATGAATACAACTTTCTTTCCTAGGAGCCTCTGTGTAAAAGAAGTAACGAAGACATTAAAGTTCAACTACATGGTATGAGTATGAAAATAAACTGTAGTttaaaataaatagatttaaGTATTTGTGAGCATGCATAACAATAAAAGAAAGCATCAGGGCTTCTTCTAACTAAATGTTTCATTCCCTTTGTCATATGGATCCACTTCTGTTGTTTATTGAGTTAAGCTTAACAATACCCATTCTTGCGTAACCCCATAAATTTCAAATATTGTCGGACAAGCCTATGACATAATTGATTCTGTCTTTGACATGAATGGAATAAACAATATCATTTTACTGAAAGCAAATTTTCAGGAATGAAAGAATGGCAATCGTCTTAAGTGTCTCAAAGTCAATCGTAGAAGATTCTTGAAATCCAGAAAATATACAAATTAGTAATAGCAGCCTTCTTTTTTCACAACGTTTACATAGTCTGCAAAGATAAAAAATACAAAAGCAACCACCTTTGTCTCATTCAAGCACAAGCTGATCACGTACAACAAATAAGGCATGAATAAAACAGAAAAACATATAGACATGGCTAATAAAGAGGGTTTACAAACACCTGGAATCGGGCAATGGCATCAGCGGCGATGGTGGTATAGGCGCTGCCCATATGGGGCGGCGCATTGACATAGTAAAGAGGGGTGGTGAGCACGAAAGCCTCATCCTTTTCGGGTTTCATGACCCGTTCCCCGGCGCCCTCGCTATGCGGACGACTGCAGCAGCGCGCGGAAGACGAGGCGAAAGCGGAGGggcagcggcggcggaggaggggaaGGGAGGAAGCGAGTCCTCTGGCTCGGTAACCTATGGAGGACAGGGGCGCAACAGCGGCGAGCCCGTTCTGGGACGATAACAGAGCTCGACCGGCGGCCATGGCGAGGGACGCAGTGGGAGCTACCGATCGACCTCACTGCGAGCGCTGTGCccgcctctctcctctctctctctctctctctctctcgcccctGCGGCCTAATCTTGAGGGAGATCGGATAACCCTCGGCGAACCGATCCACCATCCATTAGCAGGCAAAAGGGTTCGGATTTAGTCCGAACGTGGCTATTGGATTCGGGTTTGGATCAGCAAAGGGGAAGGAGACAACTCTTAAACGTTCGACACCCACGACAAGAACTGTGAAGTCACTTCGCTGCTCTGCTCTCTTCCTCGTGTACCGATCGCTTCTCTCTTCCCCTGCTGCGTGAAATTGAATCAACAACCAAATCTACAAATCAATGAGAGAAAGATGTCGAATTCACTGTAACCAGTTGACCTTGTCGCACCATCTTGATCATTCTGCGTCCCGATCACTCCATCGCCATCGAGGAGATATGCCTGCATGCATGGAAATGAATCGGCCTGTTGTTCTACGGTCTGAACCGAAGTTACTGCTTCAAGAACAGTACAAGAATCACGATAGAGGAAAGCTGAAGGCAGGTGATTGAATTATGTGGTGATTCCGTGCTGATCTCGGATGTCAATAGCCATTCCCGAGACTGGAGGCCACATCCGTGCCTGCTGAGAAAGCAAGCACGGATGAACAGACTAAAAATACTGAAGGTCATCAAACTGCTTGTTGGAAGCTCCAATCCATGGATGGACTCTGGAATCGGTAACCAACCAAAACATGTAGGATGGAGAAAGCAAGCACAGATGAACAGACTAAAGTTATTGAAGGTTATCAAACTGCTCGTGGGAAGCTCCAAGCCATGGATGGACTCTGGAATCGGTAGCCAACCAAAACATGTAGGACGGAGAAGATGAAGAGACAGTGGACTGACTGGTTGTCTGTACTCCGAACAACTTGCCATGGTGAACAAGGCCCTCTTctaacaatttagtccttgttCTGGAGATGTATCAGTTGGATGCTAGTCATCCATCAAAATGTCTTTCATCAAAAGCTTTGTATCAAAGATTTATCCTCAGAACTCATGAGTCTGTAGTCACTGCTACCTTCTCCTCCTCGACTGTAGAAGATAGATTCAGGATATAAAAATGCGTCTTTGCTATATTCCACTTGCAGGAAAAGGGAAATAATCCAGTTGTTTGCTTTCAAAGAAGCAGAAGAGGTCATCTTCTACAAGAGCAACTTGGACAAAGAATTATATGtcatgcatgcataattgcagcaTCAATGTCTAACTCAGCCAGTACTATCCTCTAATTACATAGTGTCATTTGTTCATCAGTGTTAGCCCCACTTAAATCAAAGTACTTATTCTATGCTGTCTTGTTTGGCTAGCCCACAGGTGTCCATGATATCTTCATGGATGCTGACTACTCACAAGTGGAAATTTCAATACTCTTTAAGaatataatatgatttgattattaGGATCTATGGAAAAGTTAATGACTCCTATTCAAGCAAGAAATTTTGATCTCCAAGTTATTACTTGAGATACAGTGCTATCAGGTTTACATCAGATTTGGTCCTCAATCATACACTGTTGTgttcttctttccttctttttattttttgtaaagtGGTCTTGTCTAATAGGACTGTAAGTCACAAAAAGAGGCATGAGAGTCTTGTTGTGGGGACAATTATGAAATGCCATTATTGTGGAGTAAGTAAGCTTTGTCATATTGGAGAAACAAGAAGATGAAGGACAGGGATAATGGAGACAAAGGTGCGTTTCTTTGGGAGTACTCAATCTTTTACACAGACAAGAAAGTCCAAAGATCACAGCTCACAAGGCCTAAACAACTCAGGACTGAGATAAGACTTGTACTGACCTGTTCTTCCTCCAAGCCAAAAACCAAAACCCACAATGTACTGTTTTCAGCAACACATTCTGTAAGAAGGCATCTCTATTTGAACTCAGAACATAGATAAAAGATTCCAAGATTCAGCTTGCAGCATAGATACATGTAGAACAACACATGTAGAAGGAGTCAGAAGCCATTGGCATACTCCACTATTTTAAGAGGAAGCAGTCTTGTCTGTGAATAAGCATTTGCAGTGTTAGGGATGAAGCATTCCTCATGCATTTGTTGTCAAATGATTGAATAGTAGCCAACTAGCATTCAACACAATATGCCATGGAAGAAACACAAGAGGGCCATGCTAGTGGCAATCATTTTCCACAATTACAGGCTTTTGGTGTTGTCAACATGGCAGAGGA
This DNA window, taken from Musa acuminata AAA Group cultivar baxijiao unplaced genomic scaffold, Cavendish_Baxijiao_AAA HiC_scaffold_308, whole genome shotgun sequence, encodes the following:
- the LOC135657803 gene encoding methionine--tRNA ligase, chloroplastic/mitochondrial-like, with protein sequence MAAGRALLSSQNGLAAVAPLSSIGYRARGLASSLPLLRRRCPSAFASSSARCCSRPHSEGAGERVMKPEKDEAFVLTTPLYYVNAPPHMGSAYTTIAADAIARFQRLLGKKVVFITGTDEHGEKIAAAAEASGRSPREHCDTISQSYRILWRELDIAYDKFIRTTDSKHEAIVKEFYSRVLNNGDIYRADYEGLYCVNCEEYKDEKELLENNCCPMHLKPCVRRKEDNYFFALSKYQKTLEDYLTSNPDFVKPLFRLNEVQGWIKSGLRDFSISRSSVEWGIPVPNDDKQTIYVWFDALLGYVSALLEEGEQTNLEQAVCSGWPASLHLIGKDILRFHAVYWPAMLLSAGLSVPNMVFGHGFLTKDGMKMGKSLGNTLEPKDLVQRFGADAVRYFFLREVEFGNDGDYSEDRFINIVNAHLANTIGNLLNRTLGLLKKNCQSMLAFDSIIAAEGNSFKDSVDQLVEKAKYHYENLSLSSACESVLDIANAGNLYMDERAPWSLFKQGGASSEMAAKDLVIILEVMRIIATALSPITPSLCSRIYSQLGFSKEQFEAATWDDTKWGGLKAGQIMAEPKPVFARIENIDDGNEVVQNKNKDKKKASRRQGLVEA